A single window of Sphingobacteriales bacterium DNA harbors:
- a CDS encoding UDP-glucose/GDP-mannose dehydrogenase family protein → MKIAVVGTGYVGLVSGTCLSETGNHVICVDIDQRKVEKLQNGEITIYEPGLDNLFHRNIKEGRLKFTTNLQEAIENAVLIFLALPTPPGEDGSADLSYVLGVAEQLGKMIKDYKVIINKSTVPVGTADKVRAAVLKNATCEFDVISNPEFLREGVAVDDFMKPDRVVIGTSSERAKKLMEELYKPFVRQGNPIIFMDEKSSELTKYAANSYLATRISFMNELSLLAEKLGADIDNVRIGMGSDNRIGKRFLFPGIGYGGSCFPKDVQALVKTAEENQYQFRILNAVTTVNEKQKHVLSEKIFNYYGTDLSNVKIAIWGLAFKPNTDDIREAPALYIIQDLLEAGAKIVAYDPEATLNVKAYFGKVVTKNIDNLSFVEKNMDALENADALAILTEWSEFRGADLSEIKSNLKQPVIFDGRNIYDLEVLEQAGFYYNSIGRKTINKI, encoded by the coding sequence ATGAAAATAGCAGTTGTAGGTACAGGTTATGTTGGGTTGGTTTCTGGGACATGTTTGTCTGAAACAGGCAATCATGTGATATGCGTAGATATTGACCAACGAAAAGTAGAAAAACTACAAAATGGAGAAATAACAATCTATGAACCAGGACTAGATAATTTGTTTCATAGAAATATCAAAGAAGGAAGACTTAAGTTTACCACAAATCTTCAAGAGGCAATAGAGAATGCAGTTTTAATTTTTCTTGCATTGCCAACGCCACCAGGCGAAGATGGCTCAGCAGATTTGTCATATGTGCTTGGTGTAGCCGAGCAACTTGGTAAGATGATAAAAGACTATAAAGTTATTATTAATAAAAGTACAGTGCCTGTTGGTACAGCAGATAAAGTAAGAGCAGCTGTGTTAAAAAATGCAACTTGTGAATTCGATGTGATATCAAACCCAGAATTTTTAAGAGAAGGTGTAGCAGTAGATGATTTTATGAAGCCAGATAGGGTAGTGATTGGAACAAGTTCTGAAAGAGCAAAAAAACTAATGGAAGAATTGTATAAGCCATTTGTAAGACAAGGAAATCCAATTATTTTTATGGATGAAAAAAGTTCTGAGTTAACTAAATATGCCGCAAATTCTTACTTAGCAACAAGAATATCGTTTATGAATGAACTTTCATTACTAGCAGAAAAACTAGGCGCAGATATAGATAATGTGAGAATTGGTATGGGAAGTGATAATAGAATTGGGAAAAGATTTTTGTTTCCAGGAATTGGATATGGCGGAAGTTGTTTTCCAAAAGATGTTCAGGCATTAGTAAAAACTGCTGAAGAAAATCAATATCAATTTAGAATATTAAATGCTGTGACAACAGTAAATGAGAAACAAAAGCATGTGTTGTCAGAGAAAATATTTAACTATTATGGAACTGATCTAAGTAATGTAAAGATTGCAATTTGGGGACTTGCATTCAAACCCAATACTGACGATATTAGAGAAGCTCCAGCATTATACATTATACAAGATTTATTAGAGGCAGGCGCAAAAATTGTAGCATACGACCCAGAAGCAACATTAAATGTAAAAGCATACTTCGGTAAAGTAGTTACAAAAAATATTGACAATTTATCTTTTGTTGAGAAAAATATGGATGCATTAGAAAATGCTGATGCATTAGCAATTCTTACAGAATGGTCTGAGTTTAGAGGTGCTGATTTAAGTGAAATTAAAAGTAATTTGAAACAACCTGTTATTTTTGACGGAAGAAATATATATGATTTGGAAGTATTGGAACAAGCAGGATTTTATTACAACAGTATTGGTAGAAAAACAATTAACAAAATATAA
- a CDS encoding SDR family oxidoreductase, with protein sequence MKRILITGAAGFLGSHLSDRFIKEGYHVIAMDNLSTGNINNIEHLFPNKNFEYYHHDVTKFVHISGKLDYILHFASPASPIDYLKMPIQTLKVGAMGTYNLLGLAKEKNARILVASTSEVYGDPEIHPQTEEYWGNVNPVGPRGVYDEAKRYMEAITMAYHNFHQVDTRIIRIFNTYGPRMRLDDGRALPQFMAQALRGEDITVFGDGSQTRSFCYVDDLVEGIYRLLLSDYHLPVNIGNPDEISLLDFAKEIQALTNTSSKIIFKELPKDDPKQRQPNITKAKEILGWQPKVDRSEGLKITLEYFKNKVTY encoded by the coding sequence ATGAAGAGAATATTAATTACAGGTGCAGCAGGATTCTTAGGTTCGCATTTATCAGATAGATTTATAAAAGAAGGCTATCATGTGATAGCAATGGATAATTTAAGCACAGGAAATATAAATAATATTGAACATCTGTTTCCAAATAAAAATTTTGAATATTATCATCATGATGTAACAAAGTTTGTACATATCTCAGGAAAATTAGATTATATACTGCATTTTGCATCACCAGCATCTCCAATTGATTATTTAAAAATGCCTATCCAAACATTAAAAGTTGGAGCAATGGGTACATATAATTTATTAGGTTTAGCAAAAGAAAAAAATGCAAGAATCTTAGTTGCTTCAACATCAGAAGTATATGGTGATCCAGAAATACATCCGCAAACTGAAGAGTATTGGGGTAATGTAAATCCTGTTGGACCACGTGGTGTGTATGATGAGGCTAAAAGATACATGGAAGCAATCACAATGGCGTATCATAATTTTCATCAAGTAGATACAAGAATAATTAGAATATTTAATACTTATGGTCCACGCATGCGTTTAGATGATGGACGTGCATTGCCACAGTTTATGGCTCAAGCATTAAGAGGCGAAGATATTACAGTTTTTGGCGATGGCTCACAAACTCGTTCTTTTTGTTATGTTGATGATTTAGTAGAAGGTATTTATAGATTGTTATTGTCAGATTATCATCTTCCTGTAAATATTGGTAATCCTGATGAAATAAGTTTATTAGACTTTGCTAAAGAAATTCAAGCATTAACCAATACATCATCTAAAATTATTTTCAAAGAATTACCAAAAGATGATCCAAAACAAAGACAACCTAATATTACAAAAGCAAAAGAAATATTAGGATGGCAACCTAAAGTTGATAGAAGCGAAGGTTTGAAAATTACATTAGAGTACTTTAAAAACAAAGTAACCTATTAA
- a CDS encoding chalcone isomerase family protein: protein MKKVLFLIAIIASLQTFAQQVVNGVTLPNKFKGTKSELVLNGAGIRKKAVFKVYVLGLYTNAKTKDAKAILNKNEEVIIRLQITSSVVNSGNMSEAIREGFEKSMNGNTAPLKGKIDAFIAAFSTEDIKEGDVFILDYVPGVGVKTSKNNKIVTTVEGEDFKKALFGIWLGDNPIDANLKKALLTAQ, encoded by the coding sequence ATGAAAAAAGTACTCTTTTTAATTGCAATTATTGCATCATTACAAACATTTGCACAACAAGTTGTAAATGGAGTTACACTACCAAACAAATTTAAAGGAACAAAATCCGAACTAGTACTAAATGGTGCTGGAATCAGAAAAAAAGCTGTATTTAAAGTATATGTATTAGGCTTATATACAAATGCAAAAACAAAAGACGCAAAAGCAATACTCAACAAAAATGAAGAAGTAATTATCAGACTACAAATTACATCTTCTGTAGTGAACAGTGGTAACATGTCTGAAGCTATAAGAGAAGGTTTTGAAAAATCTATGAATGGAAATACTGCTCCACTAAAAGGGAAAATAGATGCTTTTATCGCAGCTTTTTCTACTGAAGATATAAAAGAAGGTGACGTATTTATCTTAGATTATGTACCTGGTGTTGGTGTAAAAACATCTAAAAACAATAAAATTGTTACAACTGTAGAAGGCGAAGATTTTAAAAAAGCATTATTTGGTATTTGGTTAGGCGACAATCCAATTGATGCAAACTTGAAAAAAGCATTATTAACTGCACAATAA
- a CDS encoding PorT family protein: MPNKLDDILRKKLEDAEVAPPPDLWNKIEAQLPKQASPKNKYKYLLLLLLFISSSTGSVFVYESFLRDNILKFEKSTIERKNLASTEKKDNNSNNIQNKTQLDNQSSAKIISNKTNNNNNQLSVINTKNKNNTQSNELNDKSKYITAKKEKTTNQYKTPQTISTEKASNSNNNINTEYLASNNKTKKQKGKINNTKSDAVATNYDSNKTNKQVKNKNTVTENNANLDNITQDDVLNSTMQAYENNLNKQNAENLIASIDVIPASNINTPRQTTAEILQSFYPEKDFSLDEGAALTEYEKQKEKQLKNLKEFAGVDVTKGFHAGVLLSIHNNWLTSKNSNKESNNNQIKYKVDFGKSFGVNLGFDYTSRWGIQTEIAYNEQVQKYTETTSNNQKVNKELDLVYLRAPLMVKYKINFINNYNSKPVIVNFLFGPQVNLLLSKKRQSMIKKKISNLHTTKENLDCMVALILTYL; encoded by the coding sequence TTGCCAAATAAATTAGACGACATATTAAGAAAGAAGCTAGAAGATGCTGAGGTTGCTCCGCCACCAGATTTGTGGAATAAGATTGAAGCGCAATTACCAAAGCAAGCATCTCCGAAGAATAAATACAAATATTTATTACTGTTGTTATTATTTATCTCAAGTTCAACAGGAAGTGTATTCGTATATGAAAGCTTTTTGAGAGATAACATCTTAAAATTTGAGAAGTCTACAATTGAAAGAAAAAATCTTGCTTCAACAGAAAAAAAAGATAATAATAGCAATAACATTCAAAATAAAACACAATTAGACAACCAATCTTCAGCAAAAATTATTTCTAATAAAACTAATAATAACAACAATCAACTTTCAGTCATAAATACTAAAAACAAAAACAATACTCAATCAAATGAGTTGAATGACAAATCGAAATATATTACAGCTAAAAAAGAAAAAACAACTAACCAATACAAAACACCACAAACAATTAGTACTGAAAAAGCATCTAATTCAAACAACAATATCAACACTGAATACTTAGCTAGCAATAACAAGACAAAAAAACAGAAGGGAAAAATCAATAATACCAAGTCTGATGCTGTTGCAACAAATTATGATTCAAATAAAACTAATAAACAAGTAAAAAACAAGAACACTGTTACAGAAAACAATGCAAACTTGGATAACATTACTCAAGATGATGTATTGAATTCAACAATGCAAGCTTATGAAAATAATTTAAACAAACAAAATGCTGAAAATCTAATAGCTTCAATTGATGTTATTCCAGCATCAAATATTAATACACCAAGACAAACTACTGCAGAAATTCTACAATCATTCTATCCAGAAAAAGACTTTTCGCTTGATGAAGGTGCCGCACTAACTGAATACGAAAAACAAAAAGAAAAACAATTAAAAAACCTAAAAGAATTTGCTGGTGTCGATGTTACAAAAGGATTCCATGCTGGTGTTTTGTTAAGTATACACAACAACTGGCTTACCTCAAAAAACTCAAATAAAGAATCAAACAACAACCAAATAAAATACAAAGTAGATTTTGGAAAATCTTTTGGTGTTAATTTGGGTTTTGATTATACATCAAGATGGGGCATTCAAACTGAGATTGCATACAACGAACAAGTACAAAAATATACAGAAACTACAAGCAACAATCAGAAAGTCAATAAAGAATTAGATTTGGTATATTTAAGAGCACCATTGATGGTAAAATATAAAATCAACTTCATCAACAACTATAATTCAAAACCAGTAATTGTAAATTTCTTATTCGGACCACAAGTCAATTTATTATTGAGTAAAAAACGACAATCAATGATAAAAAAGAAGATTTCAAATCTGCATACAACAAAGGAGAATTTGGATTGTATGGTGGCGTTGATTTTGACTTATTTATGA
- a CDS encoding RNA polymerase sigma factor, which translates to MQLNNQINAQYNQLIAGCLQKKRDAQYKLYQMMSGKMFAVCLRYAKDRESAEDILQEGFVKIFNSLEKFRGDGSFEGWVRRIMVNTAVEYYRKNIKMYPIVSIEEQVKETDFDTIGDDLEVADIYNMINSLSPGYRTVFNLYVVEGYSHKEVAEMLNISEGTSKSQLARARYLLMEMVEKNNKIKISNVAK; encoded by the coding sequence ATGCAACTAAACAATCAAATAAATGCTCAATATAATCAGTTGATAGCTGGGTGTCTACAAAAAAAGAGAGACGCACAGTACAAGCTATATCAAATGATGAGTGGAAAGATGTTTGCTGTTTGTTTGAGGTATGCAAAAGATAGAGAAAGTGCCGAAGATATTTTGCAAGAAGGATTTGTAAAGATATTTAATAGCTTGGAAAAATTTAGAGGTGATGGTTCTTTTGAAGGTTGGGTAAGAAGAATAATGGTAAATACAGCTGTTGAATATTACAGAAAGAATATAAAAATGTATCCGATTGTAAGCATTGAAGAGCAAGTTAAAGAAACTGATTTTGATACAATTGGAGATGATTTGGAAGTTGCAGACATCTACAATATGATTAATAGCTTGTCACCTGGATATAGAACAGTATTTAACCTTTATGTAGTTGAAGGCTATTCGCACAAGGAAGTTGCAGAAATGTTAAATATATCTGAAGGAACATCAAAATCACAGTTAGCAAGAGCTAGGTATTTATTGATGGAAATGGTAGAAAAAAATAATAAAATTAAAATTAGTAACGTTGCCAAATAA
- the rdgB gene encoding RdgB/HAM1 family non-canonical purine NTP pyrophosphatase translates to MEIVFATNNQHKIDEIQLVIPQDIKLKNLISIGCNQELPETHHTLEENAVEKATFVTTYYNIDCFAEDTGLEVEALNGEPGVISARYAGTHRSNEDNISLLLKNMAGIENRKARFRTVIALLMNGNQYLFEGILEGTIALQTHGDEGFGYDPVFRLADGRTLAELSKKEKGEISHRGIATRKLVAFLSKNQ, encoded by the coding sequence ATAGAAATTGTATTTGCTACAAACAATCAACATAAAATTGATGAAATTCAGCTGGTAATTCCTCAAGATATAAAGCTAAAAAATTTAATATCAATAGGATGCAACCAAGAACTGCCCGAAACGCATCATACTTTAGAAGAAAATGCAGTGGAGAAAGCTACATTTGTTACAACGTATTATAATATTGATTGTTTTGCTGAAGATACTGGATTAGAAGTTGAAGCATTGAACGGAGAACCAGGTGTAATAAGTGCTAGATACGCAGGAACGCATAGAAGTAATGAAGATAATATTAGCTTGTTATTAAAAAATATGGCAGGAATTGAAAATAGAAAAGCTAGATTTAGAACAGTGATTGCATTATTGATGAATGGCAATCAGTATCTATTTGAAGGAATTTTAGAAGGCACAATAGCTTTACAAACACATGGAGATGAAGGATTTGGTTATGATCCAGTATTTCGATTAGCTGATGGTAGAACATTGGCAGAATTATCGAAAAAAGAGAAAGGAGAAATTAGCCACAGAGGTATTGCAACAAGAAAATTAGTAGCTTTTTTATCAAAAAATCAATAA
- the gyrB gene encoding DNA topoisomerase (ATP-hydrolyzing) subunit B, with the protein MSEINKAQYGADNITVLEGLEAVRKRPAMYIGDINVRGLHHLVYEVVDNSIDEALAGYCKNILITIHENNSITVADDGRGIPVDMHQKEGRSALEVVLTVLHAGGKFDKDSYKVSGGLHGVGVSCVNALSSYLKVNVYRDGKVYEQEYNIGAPLYPVKEVGTTTTRGTTVHFLPDASIFTVTEYNYETLAARMRELAYLNKGIRITITDEREKNDDGTFKKEEFYSEGGIKEFVQYLDRTRQPIIPEPIYMEGTRDSVVVEVAFQYNDSYNENVHSYVNNINTIEGGTHVVGFRRAITRIFKNWGTKNDLFKNLKVEISGEDFREGITGIVSVKVQEPLFEGQTKTKLGNSEVDGIVAGIVAEMLEYYLEEHPKEAKTIVNKVIIAATARHAARKARELVQRKNVLSGSGLPGKLADCSEKDASICELYLVEGDSAGGTAKQGRNRAFQAILPLRGKILNVEKAMEHKIYENEEIKNIFTALGVFKGVEGDEKALNITKLRYHKIIIMCDADIDGSHITTLILTFFFRYMKELVENGYIYIANPPLYLVKKGNKQQYAWDETQRINAVKLIGGEGKEDSVHVQRYKGLGEMNAEQLWETTMNPEVRTLKQVTIENAAEADRIFSMLMGDEVPPRREFIETHAKYAKIDV; encoded by the coding sequence ATGAGTGAAATAAATAAGGCACAGTATGGTGCAGACAACATTACCGTTTTAGAAGGATTAGAAGCTGTTAGAAAAAGACCAGCAATGTATATTGGAGATATCAATGTACGAGGATTACACCACTTAGTATACGAAGTTGTAGATAATTCAATTGATGAAGCATTAGCTGGATATTGTAAAAATATACTAATAACCATACATGAAAATAATAGTATTACTGTTGCAGATGATGGTAGAGGAATTCCTGTAGATATGCACCAAAAAGAAGGTAGATCTGCATTGGAAGTTGTGCTAACAGTATTACACGCTGGTGGTAAGTTTGATAAAGACTCATACAAGGTTTCTGGTGGATTGCACGGTGTAGGTGTGTCTTGTGTAAATGCGTTATCATCATACTTAAAAGTAAACGTATATCGTGATGGTAAAGTGTATGAACAAGAATACAACATAGGTGCACCATTATATCCAGTAAAAGAAGTTGGTACAACAACAACAAGAGGAACTACAGTTCACTTTTTGCCAGACGCATCAATTTTTACAGTTACAGAGTACAACTATGAAACACTTGCAGCACGTATGCGTGAGTTAGCGTATCTAAATAAAGGAATCAGAATAACAATTACAGACGAGAGAGAAAAAAATGATGATGGAACTTTCAAAAAAGAAGAGTTTTATTCAGAAGGTGGTATTAAAGAATTTGTACAATATTTAGATAGAACAAGACAGCCAATCATTCCAGAACCAATTTATATGGAAGGCACTAGAGATAGTGTTGTTGTTGAAGTGGCATTTCAGTATAATGATTCATACAATGAGAATGTACATTCTTATGTAAATAATATTAATACAATTGAAGGCGGAACACACGTTGTTGGATTTAGAAGAGCAATAACAAGAATTTTTAAAAATTGGGGAACAAAAAACGATTTATTTAAAAATTTAAAAGTAGAGATAAGTGGCGAAGACTTTAGAGAAGGTATCACAGGTATCGTTTCTGTAAAAGTACAAGAACCATTATTTGAAGGTCAAACAAAAACAAAGTTAGGCAACTCAGAAGTAGATGGCATTGTGGCAGGTATTGTAGCAGAGATGTTAGAATACTACTTAGAAGAGCATCCAAAAGAAGCAAAGACAATTGTAAATAAAGTAATTATTGCAGCAACAGCAAGACATGCAGCAAGAAAAGCACGCGAGCTAGTTCAAAGAAAGAATGTACTTTCAGGAAGTGGATTGCCTGGCAAATTAGCAGACTGTTCAGAAAAGGATGCAAGTATTTGCGAATTATATTTAGTTGAGGGTGATTCAGCTGGTGGTACAGCAAAACAAGGAAGGAATAGAGCTTTTCAAGCAATTCTACCACTAAGAGGTAAGATTCTGAATGTAGAAAAGGCTATGGAACACAAAATCTATGAAAACGAAGAGATTAAAAATATCTTTACTGCATTAGGTGTATTCAAAGGCGTTGAAGGCGATGAAAAAGCACTAAATATTACAAAACTTAGATACCACAAAATCATCATCATGTGTGATGCCGATATCGATGGTTCTCACATTACAACATTAATTCTTACTTTCTTCTTTAGATACATGAAAGAATTAGTAGAAAATGGCTACATATATATAGCAAATCCACCATTGTACTTGGTAAAAAAAGGCAACAAACAACAATATGCATGGGACGAAACTCAACGTATAAATGCTGTTAAATTAATTGGCGGAGAAGGTAAAGAAGACAGTGTACACGTACAACGTTACAAAGGTTTGGGTGAGATGAACGCAGAGCAATTATGGGAAACAACCATGAATCCTGAAGTTAGAACACTTAAACAAGTAACCATAGAAAATGCAGCAGAAGCAGATAGAATTTTCTCAATGTTGATGGGCGATGAAGTTCCACCACGTAGAGAATTTATCGAAACACATGCCAAATATGCAAAAATAGACGTCTAA
- the lptC gene encoding LPS export ABC transporter periplasmic protein LptC, with translation MKYILYILCFSFLIACQENDMAKINALINEQEVGIEKADSIILSYKENEALKVEVFGKTIHRYIKNQNKLEFPEGIEVKFYEQGVLSAILTSDSAVFDDSKGIIIVSGNVDMYNNRHENLITDEMEWNINAKTIYAKNKIIIKTVHDVIYGIGMTAKEDFSQYSIKKVTGVVAYNKDDNFR, from the coding sequence TTGAAATATATACTATACATACTTTGCTTTAGCTTTCTTATCGCTTGTCAGGAAAATGATATGGCAAAAATTAATGCCTTGATTAACGAACAAGAAGTAGGTATAGAAAAGGCAGACAGCATTATATTAAGCTACAAAGAAAACGAAGCACTGAAAGTAGAAGTATTTGGAAAGACAATTCATAGGTATATAAAAAATCAAAATAAATTGGAATTTCCTGAAGGTATAGAAGTAAAGTTTTATGAGCAAGGAGTACTTAGTGCAATATTAACTTCAGACTCAGCAGTATTTGATGATAGCAAAGGAATTATTATTGTAAGTGGCAATGTAGATATGTACAACAACAGACATGAGAATTTGATAACTGATGAGATGGAATGGAACATTAATGCGAAAACAATATATGCTAAAAATAAAATTATAATAAAAACAGTGCATGATGTTATTTATGGCATAGGCATGACAGCCAAGGAAGATTTTAGCCAATATAGTATAAAAAAAGTTACAGGCGTTGTAGCCTACAATAAAGATGATAATTTCAGATAA
- a CDS encoding HlyC/CorC family transporter — protein sequence MEVVYLIILLMFSAFFSGMEIAFLSANKLKIELSYQRGTFSGKIINDFVKNPSKFIITVLLGNNVVLIAFGILFANMLEPVLANYISAPFVVLLIQTIVSTTLVLLIGEYLPKVMFKVFADDLLPILAFPFKLIYWVLLPGVFLINLISKFILKIFGVAVTEKSIEFTNIDLEKFIKEHTLSNHEDEEVDKVFFENALDLKNLKVRDCMVPRREITAIDVHDTIDDLKKLIISTNHSRILVYDDNIDKIVGYVHHFDLHKRSNDIRSILMPIKVVTMTMHIQKLLNDMIKEQKSIAWVVDEYGGTAGVITLEDILEEIFGEIDDEHDKAEFVENQLSKNEYILSGRLEISHINKEFNLDIPEGEYDTLSGFIIAHHETIPEKNEIIEIDKFKFKIMDVSETKIETTKLEVLPKE from the coding sequence ATGGAAGTAGTCTATTTAATTATATTGCTAATGTTTTCTGCATTCTTTTCTGGAATGGAGATTGCGTTTCTTTCTGCCAACAAATTAAAAATAGAACTAAGTTATCAGCGTGGTACATTTAGCGGAAAAATCATCAATGATTTTGTCAAAAATCCATCGAAGTTTATTATTACAGTACTATTGGGCAACAATGTTGTCTTAATTGCGTTTGGTATTTTATTTGCCAATATGTTAGAGCCAGTGTTGGCAAATTACATAAGCGCACCATTCGTTGTATTACTTATACAAACAATTGTTTCTACCACTTTAGTATTGTTAATAGGAGAGTACTTACCCAAGGTAATGTTCAAAGTATTTGCTGATGATTTATTACCAATATTAGCATTTCCATTTAAGTTGATTTATTGGGTTTTATTGCCTGGTGTGTTTTTAATTAATTTAATATCTAAGTTTATATTAAAAATATTTGGTGTAGCAGTAACAGAAAAAAGTATAGAATTTACAAATATAGATTTAGAGAAGTTTATCAAAGAACATACATTATCCAACCATGAAGATGAAGAAGTAGATAAAGTTTTTTTCGAAAATGCACTAGACCTAAAAAATCTAAAAGTGAGAGATTGCATGGTGCCACGTAGAGAAATTACTGCCATAGATGTACACGATACCATTGATGATTTAAAGAAACTCATTATTAGCACCAACCATTCACGCATATTAGTGTATGATGATAATATAGATAAAATTGTGGGTTATGTGCATCATTTTGATTTGCACAAAAGATCAAATGATATTCGTTCTATACTGATGCCAATAAAAGTAGTAACGATGACAATGCACATCCAAAAGCTACTGAACGATATGATAAAAGAACAAAAAAGTATAGCTTGGGTAGTAGATGAATATGGTGGCACAGCTGGCGTTATTACCTTAGAAGATATATTAGAAGAAATATTTGGAGAAATTGACGACGAACACGACAAAGCAGAATTTGTAGAAAATCAATTATCAAAAAATGAATATATACTTTCTGGAAGATTAGAAATTAGTCATATCAACAAAGAATTTAATTTAGATATACCAGAAGGCGAATATGATACATTGTCTGGTTTTATTATTGCACACCACGAAACTATTCCTGAAAAAAATGAAATTATCGAAATAGATAAATTCAAATTTAAGATAATGGATGTATCTGAAACTAAAATTGAAACAACCAAATTAGAAGTTTTACCGAAAGAATAG
- a CDS encoding type II toxin-antitoxin system RelE/ParE family toxin encodes MIKIIWAKRAKDGLQKIYEYIEEDSPQNAETIINKIVEKVTALKEQAERYKLDEYKKNNNGNYRAFEHKKIRISYKIREKQIDIVRVRHTKKKPSKY; translated from the coding sequence ATGATAAAAATAATTTGGGCAAAGAGAGCAAAAGACGGATTGCAAAAAATATATGAATATATAGAAGAAGACTCACCACAAAATGCAGAAACAATAATCAATAAAATAGTAGAAAAAGTAACAGCACTTAAAGAACAAGCAGAACGATATAAATTAGACGAATACAAAAAGAATAACAATGGGAATTATCGTGCATTTGAACATAAGAAAATAAGAATATCATACAAAATAAGAGAAAAACAGATAGACATAGTACGAGTACGACACACCAAGAAAAAACCTTCAAAATATTAA
- a CDS encoding cytochrome-c peroxidase, whose translation MKKIYYSFLILLLIQCTNKEANITIVDEGFVAPSNFPSVLYNFNENPYSNEKRELGRKLFYDTRLSRDNTISCGSCHQQAAFFAHAGHRISHGIENKLGTRNSPALFNMAWQSSFFWDGGVGDLDFFHVNPIQNPVEMDETIPNIIEKLKTDNNYLSLFKNVFGTSEITPVRFNQALSIFLVSIVSNQSKYDDYLAGKVALTADEAEGLQLFNQKCADCHSGILFTDFSFRNNGLETTPDLGRYRVSVIDTDSFKFKVPSLRNIEKTSPYMHDGRFTTLDEVLNHYSAGVVNTTTTLDAILQSNTTLGIPLTDAEKNKIISFLKTLTDTKLLNDTRFSEI comes from the coding sequence ATGAAAAAGATTTATTATAGCTTTTTGATATTATTACTAATACAATGTACAAATAAAGAAGCTAACATTACTATAGTTGATGAAGGATTTGTTGCTCCATCAAATTTTCCATCAGTATTATATAATTTTAATGAAAATCCTTATTCTAATGAGAAAAGAGAATTAGGAAGAAAGTTGTTTTATGATACTCGTTTATCGAGAGACAATACTATATCTTGTGGTAGCTGTCACCAGCAAGCTGCATTTTTTGCACATGCAGGTCATCGTATTAGCCATGGAATTGAAAATAAATTAGGAACAAGAAATTCTCCAGCTTTATTTAATATGGCATGGCAATCTTCATTTTTCTGGGATGGAGGCGTAGGAGATTTAGACTTTTTCCACGTTAATCCAATTCAGAATCCAGTGGAAATGGATGAAACTATTCCTAATATTATAGAAAAACTAAAAACAGATAACAACTATTTATCTTTATTTAAAAATGTATTTGGTACATCAGAAATTACTCCAGTTCGTTTCAATCAAGCACTATCAATTTTTTTAGTTTCTATCGTTTCCAATCAATCAAAATACGATGATTATCTTGCAGGAAAAGTTGCATTAACTGCTGATGAAGCTGAAGGTCTACAGTTGTTTAACCAAAAATGTGCTGACTGTCATTCAGGAATTTTATTTACTGACTTTAGCTTTAGGAATAATGGTTTAGAAACAACTCCAGATCTAGGTAGATATAGAGTTTCAGTAATTGATACAGATAGTTTTAAATTTAAAGTACCTAGCTTACGCAATATCGAAAAAACTTCGCCTTACATGCATGATGGTAGATTTACAACACTAGATGAGGTTCTAAATCATTATTCTGCTGGTGTTGTAAATACAACAACAACATTAGATGCAATTTTACAAAGCAACACAACGCTTGGAATTCCATTAACAGATGCAGAAAAGAATAAAATCATTTCATTCTTAAAAACATTAACAGATACAAAACTACTTAACGATACAAGATTTTCAGAAATTTAG